The genomic stretch TTAGTCTCCTCCCAGTCACTCAAATACAGACAAACAGGTCGCCACACCAAAGTCTGCGCCATGACACCGGGAAGCAGATCCTTAAATCTCTGATGGGCACGAACAACAACCCACTTCTCACTGGTCGCATTGATCTCCCTAACGCCAAAATGTCGCCTGACCTCTGCACAGAGCGTCTGATCTACCATCTGGCGAGCGGTACGCTTAAGGTACGATATCTGCTGCTCAGCGAAGTGATACACCTCGTCCAACGGGAAACTATCCCGATCCCGACTAACGTGTTGAATGATAGTAGCTTGTATATTCTCGATTTCCtgcttcattttctcgaGTCGGTAGTTGCTCCACTCGGTGTACAGTTCTGGGAGATTACAGTATGGCCGCACGTTTGAGATATAGCTATCGTCGTAGAGACCAGGTATGGCTGCGCAGTATGAAGTTATGGTTGTGATCCGCTCGGTCGTCCTGAAGGCTCGAGCGGCTAGGTGTTCGACTTGGCCTCCTTGGAGCATAACGCAATGTCCCAGGGAAGGTCCTTCGACCTATAAGGTGGACTATTATTATGGGGTTATTGAGAACAATATGTTGGTAGCTATATACCTTTACTGCACTGCCATCGCCCTTCCTGATATAGGTTTCTCCCCCGGTCATATGTGTAGTATCGCTGAGCATCAGGACCGCTACGTATGGGTAAGAGTCATAGCTTTCTTTCGTTAGCACGCAGtacaatcaatcaataggGGAGAAATACGAAGAGATACAGCAAGAAATTAATAAAGCGAGAGATAAACAGAAATCGAACCTACTGCCAAGGTATAACCGCACTCTCCCTAAGCGGATCATAGCCATTCTGCTCATCCACACAAACGCAGTTTGCCCTTGGCTCCACGTCAAGCTCCCTCATCAGATCATCCACCGTACCCCCGGCAGTTTGAATATTTGTGTGACCAATCTCTGTTGGCATGATTATAGTCAGTGGTACACCAGCAACTTCAGACACAATTCTCATTGTCTCCGGATGCGTCCAGAGGTCGGAGATGAATTTGGAATGTTTGGCCAAATTCCGAAGAATAAATGTTCCAGCACCATATGACTTTGCACAGCTTTTTAGAATATGAGGCCGCATCAAAGATCGTCGATAGGCACGCACCCCCGTCTCtgagaggaaagggaaggggaCACTTCCTGCTATGGAGGTCGATGTGTTCGAGCCTTTCAAGCCTAGGTCTTTCATGGTTAGTAGGGAAGCAGGAGGAGTATAATTCAGGTGAACCTAGGAGATTCCTTCTTAGAATAGATGGTAGAATGACAGAAGTCTCACAAAAAAGGGCATACTTTGGGGTCAAAGATATCCTCGATTTCATTGTGCAAGAGTTGTCTTTCCGTTTGCTTTGCAGGTTTTGTCATGATGCTCAACTGTTTAGACTTAATAGGTGTCTATAACACGCTGTGGGTATAGCCTCgtaccaaaaaaaaaaaaaaaaaaaaaaaaaaaaaaaaaaaaaaaaaaaaaaaaaaaaaaaaacaactGAGCATGAGAGCTATATACAGGCCAGAGCCCTGATACCGGGAGGGTTTCGAACATGACCCAAATATGGTGCACAGGACTTTCACTCCTATTCTGGAAAACATTTACATCTGTCTTCGAAGTATGAATGATCTATCATTATTCTTCTGGAGTTAGTTACACTGGGAAAAGTGTGAAGAGTATCAGCTGAGGTGATGCTTCGTTCTGAATAGAACGAAGGGAGAGAGACGAAATAGTTTCATATCGGATATGTATAAAGAATGAATCATTATAGACATCCTTAGTTAGTCTTAGAGTTTGGTGAGATCATGGTCTCTGGTGCGCACCCAGCAAAAGGCTCTGGGCTGGTCCTATGGGCGAGTGAAGATAGGAGCCCAGCACAGTACCCTACAACAGGGTCTAAGTGGTAAGAAAGGGTGAGTTTATCTCGGTAGGACTCGGCAAGATAGCTTTCGGAATCAAGATAACAAAGAACGAGATGTTATTAGTGTATGAATTAGGGTGGTGGAGTGGCAGGTGATCTTGATAGCCGCCATGGACGTTTATTCGCTACCATCACCGCGATACAGTGATTGGTCTCTCTAAGCGTCATCCCCGGAAAGAATTCCGTTGAGATTTTACCCACGGACATCACTTACATCACTCTTCCCCAAATATCAAATACCCCGTTTTCCTGGCCAAACCCGTCAGATACGAGTCATAGAGGGTACTTTCGTTGTTCTCTGCATTGGGTTTATCAGGATCAATGCGAACGCGTTGTTATCAATCTGCCTTCACTTAGCGTCGACTGAGTCAAAGACCGGGGTCTGGAATAGTCGAATGGATCCCGTCTTGCTTATCCACGAAGTGGTGCAAATGCTTGACCCCTCTCGAGATCGCCGGACGGTTCGGGTAACCGGAGAATATCTACTGTTGGCTTGAATTTGATAGGTCGAAGAGCAGATCGGAACGACGTGTCTGATTCCGCTGCAAGGGATGCGTTGTGAAGACAGACATTTATTACCTTCTGGACACCGCTCTTATACAGGGTTGACCCCTAAACGTAGCAGTGGGGTAATGCACCTGTCTATATTCAATTACATTTACATTTTTATTCCATCATTCGAAACACAAGGGATATCCACAGTACCATCGCAGCATGACGCTAGATGTGGACAGGAATGCCATTCCAGGCACATTTACCCTGGTGGATTTGGAGCATACGTTGGCCACACGACATCTGAACGCGGGGAACAGTGACATTGTTCTCGTTCCCCAGCCTTCAGATGATCCTGATGACCCGCTGAACTGGTCGCCACGACGGAAATTGCTGTCGACCATCTGTGTCAGCTCGTAAGTCTTTGCAGCACGTGTGGCAACGCACGTTAAGCATAAGCTAATCGCCCTTTCATGCCAAAGGTACACCTTATTCGCAGGTATTGCATCAGCGGTtgtctactccgtactggtTCCACTCTCCGAGGAGACAGGTGTCTCTGTTGGTACTTTAAACGAAGGAACGGGATATATGTTTCTGCTTGCAGGATGGGGCCTACTATTCTGGCAGCCATTTGCATTGCAGTACGGCAAGCG from Aspergillus oryzae RIB40 DNA, chromosome 1 encodes the following:
- a CDS encoding uncharacterized protein (predicted protein) is translated as MTGGETYIRKGDGSAVKVEGPSLGHCVMLQGGQVEHLAARAFRTTERITTITSYCAAIPGLYDDSYISNVRPYCNLPELYTEWSNYRLEKMKQEIENIQATIIQHVSRDRDSFPLDEVYHFAEQQISYLKRTARQMVDQTLCAEVRRHFGVREINATSEKWVVVRAHQRFKDLLPGVMAQTLVWRPVCLYLSDWEETKYMIRSGNVSFVYSQQGTFSWDQYRFEEYLFGDELLRQGLKEVLLAWLHRFDLLNLEKDS